A DNA window from Caulobacter mirabilis contains the following coding sequences:
- a CDS encoding NADH:flavin oxidoreductase — protein MSTDHLFSPFKVKSLTLKNRIVMAPMTRSFSPDGVATQAVADYYRRRAEHDVGLIVSEGTGVARPASLNDRNVPRFHGDAELAAWKTVIDEVHAAGGVMAPQIWHVGAVRTRDPDWTPPGAYDSPSGYSSPGHQFGEAMTDAEVADTIAAFGKAAGAAKALGFDSVELHGAHGYLIDQFFWGGVNLRDDHWGGKTLPERSRFAVEILKAVRAEVGEDFPVIIRLSQWKQQDFTHKLAETPAEMEAWLRPLADAGADIFHCSQRRFWEPEYEGSDLNFAGWAKKLIGKPTITVGSVGLSGEFIAAFGGESSQPATLDRLLERLDRGEFDLVAVGRALLQDPEWATKVKQGRNDELKPFERQAMGVLY, from the coding sequence GTGTCCACTGACCACCTGTTCTCGCCCTTCAAGGTCAAGTCGCTGACCCTGAAGAACCGCATCGTCATGGCGCCCATGACGCGGTCGTTCTCGCCGGACGGCGTGGCGACACAGGCGGTGGCGGACTACTACCGCCGCCGGGCGGAGCACGATGTCGGCCTGATCGTGTCGGAGGGCACGGGCGTGGCCCGCCCGGCCTCGCTGAACGACAGGAACGTCCCGCGCTTTCACGGCGACGCCGAGCTGGCGGCCTGGAAGACGGTCATCGACGAGGTTCACGCGGCCGGCGGCGTGATGGCGCCGCAGATCTGGCACGTCGGGGCGGTCCGCACCCGCGATCCCGACTGGACCCCGCCGGGCGCGTACGACAGCCCTTCCGGCTATTCCTCGCCCGGCCATCAGTTCGGCGAGGCGATGACCGACGCGGAGGTCGCCGACACCATCGCCGCCTTCGGCAAGGCGGCCGGCGCGGCCAAGGCTCTAGGCTTCGACTCGGTCGAGCTGCACGGCGCCCACGGCTATCTGATCGACCAGTTCTTCTGGGGCGGGGTGAACCTTCGCGACGACCATTGGGGCGGCAAGACCTTGCCGGAGCGGTCGCGGTTCGCGGTCGAGATCCTCAAGGCGGTGCGGGCCGAGGTCGGCGAGGACTTCCCGGTGATCATCCGCCTGTCGCAGTGGAAGCAGCAGGACTTCACCCACAAGCTGGCCGAGACGCCGGCGGAGATGGAAGCCTGGCTGCGGCCGCTGGCTGACGCTGGCGCGGACATCTTCCACTGCTCGCAGCGCCGTTTCTGGGAGCCTGAATATGAGGGCAGCGACCTGAACTTCGCCGGCTGGGCCAAGAAGCTGATCGGCAAACCGACCATCACCGTCGGCTCGGTCGGGCTGAGCGGCGAGTTCATCGCCGCCTTCGGGGGAGAATCAAGTCAGCCGGCCACGCTGGACCGGCTGCTGGAGCGCCTCGATCGAGGCGAGTTCGATCTGGTGGCCGTCGGCCGCGCCCTGCTGCAGGACCCCGAATGGGCGACCAAGGTGAAGCAGGGGCGGAACGACGAGCTCAAGCCGTTCGAGCGCCAGGCGATGGGCGTGCTGTACTAG
- a CDS encoding SH3 domain-containing protein, producing MLAMTIPATGAWAQTKPVKPSGAQRMQVDAMSQVPQCSRKLGTLSIIDGDDVAGWRQYNLASPQKLLRVIVQRSGCFNLVDRGAGLNAAQIERGIGSDLGLQRGSNVGKGQVKAADYVLVAEVQAKDSDSGGSAVAGAVGGLIGGGFGALVGGIKTKKLEANTVLSLTNVRTTETIAVQEGYAAKNDIGWGVGGGAGFGGAVGGGYEDTEIGRIVTLSFINAYSKMVGELGLATNGGQPAAAAAPAKTFTATRAINMRAAPDAKAKLVRSLPIGATVYPTGEKNGMWWQVADENDNVGWVLNTGLEPSR from the coding sequence ATGCTCGCCATGACGATTCCGGCGACCGGCGCTTGGGCGCAGACCAAGCCGGTCAAGCCGAGCGGCGCGCAGCGGATGCAGGTGGACGCGATGTCCCAGGTGCCGCAGTGCTCGCGCAAGCTCGGCACGCTGTCGATCATCGACGGCGACGACGTCGCGGGCTGGCGCCAGTACAATCTGGCTTCGCCGCAGAAGCTGCTGCGCGTGATCGTGCAGCGGTCGGGCTGTTTCAACCTCGTCGATCGCGGCGCCGGCCTCAACGCCGCCCAGATCGAGCGCGGCATCGGCAGCGACCTGGGCCTGCAGCGCGGCTCGAACGTCGGCAAGGGCCAGGTCAAGGCGGCTGACTACGTGCTGGTCGCCGAGGTGCAGGCCAAGGACTCCGACTCCGGCGGCAGCGCCGTGGCCGGCGCCGTGGGCGGCCTGATCGGCGGCGGCTTCGGCGCCCTGGTCGGCGGCATCAAGACCAAGAAGCTCGAAGCCAACACCGTCCTGTCGCTGACCAACGTCCGCACGACCGAGACGATCGCGGTCCAGGAAGGCTACGCGGCCAAGAACGACATCGGCTGGGGCGTCGGCGGCGGCGCGGGCTTCGGCGGCGCCGTGGGCGGCGGCTACGAAGACACCGAGATCGGCCGCATCGTCACGCTGTCGTTCATCAACGCCTACAGCAAGATGGTCGGCGAGCTGGGCCTGGCCACCAACGGCGGCCAGCCCGCCGCGGCCGCGGCTCCGGCCAAGACCTTCACCGCCACCCGCGCGATCAACATGCGCGCGGCGCCCGACGCCAAGGCCAAGCTGGTCCGCAGCCTGCCGATCGGCGCGACGGTCTATCCGACCGGCGAGAAGAACGGCATGTGGTGGCAGGTCGCCGACGAGAACGACAACGTCGGCTGGGTGCTGAACACCGGCCTGGAGCCCTCCCGGTAA